The genomic DNA CTGATGACCGAGAAACGAATCAGGCACCTCCCGGTTTTGCGTGATGGGCGTCTCGTAGGACTGATATCTATTGGCGACCTCATGAAAAGCATAATCGCGGACCGTGAGTTCAACATCGATCAACTTGTGCGCTATGTACAAGGCTGAATAGGAGATCGGGCCGATGATGATCCGCACGCTCTCGACTCTGGAATGCACGAAACTGCTGGCGGCCAATCGTGCCGGCCATCTGGCATGTGCGAAGGATGGACAACCTTACCTCGTGTGCTTCAACTATGCCTACGCCGACAATCACCTCTATTCGTTCTCTTTGCCGGGTAAGAAAATCGACTGGATGCGGGCCAATCCCCTGGTGTGCGCCCAGGTCGACGAACACACCCACGGGCGCGGATGGAGAAGCGTGATTGTCGACGGCCGCTATGAGGAACTGCCGGACCTGGTCGGCCACAAGGCTCAGCGCGAGCATGCATGGTCGGTGCTGAGCAAGCACGCGGACTGGTGGGAGCCCGGTGCGCTCAAGCCTGTCATGCCTCCCGTGTCAGATAACTTGCCGCACGTTTTTTACCGGATCCATGTCGAGCAAGTCTCGGGACGGGAAGCAAGTGAATAGGCTGTCGACTTTCGAATGCTTATAAAGCCGGGCTGTCGTCAAGCGTCGCTACGGTCTTCAGCGCGCCGTCGAGCATGTCGCCCTTCTCGTCCTTCAGCGCCGCCTCGCGCAGGCGGCGGAGCCAGTCGGCGGCGTCTTCTCTGCCCTTGAGCATGGGAAGCGCCGAGAGCACACGGTCGAATTTCGACTGGGCGCGGGCGTGGGTGTCGCTGTAGCCCTTGATCAACCGGCGGCAGTTCAGGATCTCTGTGCCGAGCGCATAATTTTCGCGCGCATGGGCGAGCGCCAGTTCGTACCAGCGCTCCAGATGCTCCATCTCGACCTTGTGGCGCAGCAGACGGCGGCGCCAGCGGCGCAGGCCGCCGATGAACCAGAGCGTGGCGAAGCCGGCAAAACTGTCGGTGCGGATATGGCGGCCGCGATTGATGCGGCGGTCGAGGAAGGCAGCGAGCTTCGGCCGGTTCTCGATGTAGCTGCCGAGCCCCACCGGCAGCGTGCCGCAGAACTCCTCGATGCGCGGATGGAAATATTCGGTGACCTGGAGGACCGAGCCTTCCTTGACGCCGATCTCCTTGCGCACGCGCCTGTCACGGGTCGAGCGCGTCTTGAGGTCGGCGACGCGGATCATGTCGTCATAGCACATGGCGTTGGCGAGATGCTTGGCGGCGGCAATCGACAGCGCGTAGCCGCGTTCCGCATTGTCCAGCGGAACCGCCTTGTCCAGCCGGTCGAGATATTCGCCGCCGTAGGCGATGTCCTGGAAGTCGACGACCTTCTTCAGGCCGCGTTCGGCCATGTCGCGCACCGGCTCTGGCAATGCCGCGACGCGGGCAGCAAGCTCCTGCCAGCCAATCAGCAGGGTTTCCGGGCCGCTGACCTTCGCGACTGGGCGAGTCTCGGGAGCAGCGGGTTTCGCCGCAGCCGTACCCCCGGTCGGCGCCGCAGCGATGCCGCGCGCGCGATCGTAAGCAGCGCCAAAGGCGGCGAGGCTTGCCTTGACGCCGCGGCCGCCGGCGCCGATCGCCTGCTCGTAGCTTTCGCGCGCGAACGGCAGCGCGTCGGAACCGGCCAGCGCGCCGAGCAGGCTGGCCGAGATCATCGTGCCGTTCTCGACGGCGATCTTTTCCATGTCGAAGGCGATGAAGCGTTTTGAGGCGGCCTCGGCCGTCGCGTGCACCTTCTCCGATGAGGCGCGGCCGTCGCCCGGCTCGATCTTTTCCGAGACGGCGGCGATGCGGTGCGAGGAGGCGATCAGCGTCGTGCGCTCGGGCGTGACGAAGCCGCGGATGATGGCGCGGCCGGCTTCCATCAGCTCGGCGGCGATCAAAATGTCGACGTCGCCCTGGGAGGGCGACAGCGCGAAGACCGGCAGCCGGCCGGTGTCGCGGGCCATTTCGATGTAATAGATCGTCGCCCCCGTGCGCTGGGCGACGCCCGCCACAGACGTCGACTGGGCGATGTAGCCGCTGCGCTCGGCGACATCGGTGATCCAGTCGGCGAGCACGCCGCCGCCCTGGCCGCCGACCGCGAGCACGGCGAGTTTTATCACCCGCTCGTCATCAGTAGCGCCCACCTTCGGGCGCAAGGGTGAGGCCTGTTCAAGCATCGGCGAACATCAAACGGCGGCTCTCGCGGCGGCGCTGCAAAAGGCCGATCGCAGCGCGGCGCGCGCTTTCCAGGAAACGGTCCCAGCGGCCGGGATTGTGGACGACGTCGGCGCGATAGAAGGACGGGCAGAGCACGGCGGCATCCGCCACCTCGCCGCAATTGCCGCAGCCGACGCAGTTCTGGTCGATGCTGGCGACCGGATCGTCGCGCAGCGGATCGTCGAGCGACTTCACCGACAGCGACGGGCAGCCGGACAGCCGCATGCAGGCGTGGTCGCCGGTGCAGATGTCCTCGTCGACGCCGAATTTCGGCTTGACGATGCGCTCGCCCGCCTTGATCGCTTTGTCGACCAGCGGCTTCTCGCGGCGCTGGCGGTTGAGCATGCATTCCGACGAGGCGACGATGACCTTCGGCCCCTTCTCCTCTGTGGTCAG from Mesorhizobium sp. M1E.F.Ca.ET.045.02.1.1 includes the following:
- a CDS encoding indolepyruvate oxidoreductase subunit beta family protein, whose amino-acid sequence is MLEQASPLRPKVGATDDERVIKLAVLAVGGQGGGVLADWITDVAERSGYIAQSTSVAGVAQRTGATIYYIEMARDTGRLPVFALSPSQGDVDILIAAELMEAGRAIIRGFVTPERTTLIASSHRIAAVSEKIEPGDGRASSEKVHATAEAASKRFIAFDMEKIAVENGTMISASLLGALAGSDALPFARESYEQAIGAGGRGVKASLAAFGAAYDRARGIAAAPTGGTAAAKPAAPETRPVAKVSGPETLLIGWQELAARVAALPEPVRDMAERGLKKVVDFQDIAYGGEYLDRLDKAVPLDNAERGYALSIAAAKHLANAMCYDDMIRVADLKTRSTRDRRVRKEIGVKEGSVLQVTEYFHPRIEEFCGTLPVGLGSYIENRPKLAAFLDRRINRGRHIRTDSFAGFATLWFIGGLRRWRRRLLRHKVEMEHLERWYELALAHARENYALGTEILNCRRLIKGYSDTHARAQSKFDRVLSALPMLKGREDAADWLRRLREAALKDEKGDMLDGALKTVATLDDSPAL
- a CDS encoding pyridoxamine 5'-phosphate oxidase family protein, coding for MMIRTLSTLECTKLLAANRAGHLACAKDGQPYLVCFNYAYADNHLYSFSLPGKKIDWMRANPLVCAQVDEHTHGRGWRSVIVDGRYEELPDLVGHKAQREHAWSVLSKHADWWEPGALKPVMPPVSDNLPHVFYRIHVEQVSGREASE